Proteins encoded together in one Candidatus Polarisedimenticolia bacterium window:
- a CDS encoding ATP-binding protein: MSGNRQTESPYRFLAAEILRIAPCDRIVFALPLADGSGFALAGAYPEAPALTEAFIPAQGSCTSRSATERRARLLSAIGEETHFAEEEMLYKAGIRDAGFVPLFHGGELMAVAIVGRRDLNSLEWKSVRCLERVSGLLASVMAAARDASRESDWSDAILAASKFSQAEDSERACRGLLEAIRRVTPYRRAVLTLVDAELEGYQWFFTGLAEEEINTFHEKAPGPEGLRLLFQGLNGTPPILADSRSSFVPLVGSREKPLGYLTLMLDTSERIVPPGPLAAVRTMAAVAAATLERNHLLRELRRERYRRAKTEEQLVHSDRLAALGQTVSGVAHELNNALSGVLGFSELGVKNNSNPQVDRDLQRVLREAKRCQQIVAHLLAFARKTKPERKVIDVNELVESVLDLRTTDLRLGNVEVELDLAAGLPRTLGVDHQIEQVLLNIINNAHQAMLQVRGARSLKVSTFAEEGKILIRITDSGPGIAAALMEKVFEPFYTTKDAGEGTGLGLSLSQGLIKEHGGQIKVESLVGKGTTFTVELPILEVPEEELSRKPARPAPPPMPRNILVVDDEEMIVELLNEVLSIAGHRVETARNGRQALDKILHVGYDAIISDLKMPGLDGSGLYDTVCRKRPEMAHRFVFSTGDTANPAAQDFFKKTGCPCLSKPFDLQSVRETLDQIFSRS; encoded by the coding sequence GTGTCAGGAAACCGTCAAACGGAGAGCCCCTACCGCTTCCTGGCCGCCGAAATCCTCCGGATTGCCCCGTGCGACCGCATCGTCTTCGCTTTGCCGCTGGCCGACGGCAGCGGCTTCGCCCTGGCCGGCGCCTATCCCGAAGCTCCTGCTCTGACCGAAGCCTTTATCCCGGCCCAGGGGTCATGCACCTCCCGGTCGGCCACCGAGCGGCGGGCGCGTCTCCTTTCCGCCATCGGAGAGGAGACCCACTTCGCCGAGGAGGAGATGCTCTACAAGGCCGGCATCCGCGACGCCGGCTTTGTGCCGCTGTTCCACGGCGGCGAGCTGATGGCGGTGGCCATCGTCGGGCGGCGCGACCTGAACTCCCTGGAATGGAAATCGGTCCGCTGCCTGGAGCGCGTCTCGGGCTTGCTGGCCTCGGTCATGGCGGCGGCGCGGGACGCCTCGCGGGAATCGGATTGGAGCGACGCGATCCTGGCGGCTTCGAAGTTCTCGCAGGCGGAGGATTCGGAGCGCGCCTGCCGGGGGCTGCTCGAGGCGATCCGCCGGGTGACTCCCTACCGGCGTGCCGTTCTGACGCTGGTGGACGCCGAGCTGGAAGGTTACCAGTGGTTCTTCACCGGGCTCGCGGAAGAGGAGATCAACACCTTCCATGAAAAAGCGCCCGGCCCGGAGGGCTTGAGGCTGCTGTTTCAGGGCCTGAACGGGACGCCGCCGATTCTCGCCGATTCGCGCAGCTCCTTCGTCCCGCTGGTCGGCTCGCGCGAGAAGCCGCTAGGCTACCTGACCCTGATGCTGGATACGAGCGAGCGGATCGTTCCCCCCGGTCCTCTCGCGGCGGTGCGCACCATGGCGGCGGTGGCCGCCGCGACGCTGGAGCGCAACCACCTTCTGCGGGAGCTGCGGCGCGAGCGCTACCGCAGGGCGAAGACGGAGGAGCAGCTCGTCCACTCGGATCGCCTCGCGGCCCTCGGGCAGACCGTCTCCGGCGTGGCGCACGAGCTGAACAACGCCCTTTCGGGGGTCCTCGGCTTCAGCGAGCTGGGGGTCAAGAACAACTCCAATCCGCAAGTGGACCGGGACCTCCAGAGGGTCTTGCGCGAGGCGAAACGCTGCCAGCAGATCGTCGCTCACCTGCTGGCATTCGCGCGCAAGACGAAGCCGGAGCGGAAGGTGATCGACGTCAATGAGCTGGTTGAAAGCGTGCTCGACCTTCGGACCACCGACCTTCGCCTGGGGAACGTCGAGGTGGAGCTGGACCTGGCGGCCGGACTTCCACGAACCCTGGGGGTCGACCATCAGATCGAGCAGGTGCTGCTGAACATCATCAATAACGCGCACCAGGCGATGCTGCAGGTGCGCGGCGCTCGCTCCCTGAAGGTCTCGACGTTCGCGGAGGAAGGGAAGATCCTGATTCGGATCACCGACTCGGGCCCCGGAATCGCCGCCGCCCTCATGGAGAAGGTGTTCGAGCCGTTCTATACGACGAAGGACGCGGGCGAAGGCACCGGCCTGGGGTTGAGCCTCTCGCAGGGCCTGATCAAGGAGCACGGCGGACAAATCAAGGTGGAGAGTCTGGTGGGGAAGGGGACCACCTTCACCGTGGAGCTGCCGATCCTGGAGGTGCCGGAAGAAGAGCTGTCACGCAAGCCGGCGCGACCCGCTCCGCCGCCCATGCCGCGCAACATCCTGGTGGTGGACGATGAGGAGATGATCGTCGAGCTGCTCAACGAAGTGCTCAGCATCGCCGGTCATCGCGTCGAGACGGCCCGCAACGGGCGGCAGGCGCTGGACAAGATTCTGCACGTCGGTTACGACGCGATCATCAGCGACTTGAAGATGCCGGGACTGGACGGCTCCGGTCTCTACGATACCGTGTGTCGCAAGAGGCCGGAAATGGCCCACCGCTTCGTCTTTTCCACCGGCGACACGGCAAATCCGGCGGCCCAGGACTTCTTCAAGAAGACCGGTTGTCCCTGCCTCAGCAAGCCTTTCGACTTGCAGTCTGTCCGCGAAACCCTCGATCAAATCTTCTCTAGAAGCTGA